Sequence from the Ornithinimicrobium humiphilum genome:
TGGACGACGAGGTTGGCGCTGCCGCCGCTCCCCATCGCCCGGTGGGTCTCCTCCTGCAGCCCGTCGAGGAGAAGGGACCGGCGCTCGCGGGACCACGGCTGGCGGGCGTCGTCCACGAGCTCGTCCGCGACGCGGACGAGGGCGTAGATCGAGCGCACGTGCGTGCGGACCGGCTCGTGCAGCAGGCGGGTGGCCCACCCGAAGGAGGTGGAGTACTCCCCGATGACCACCGCCGCGCTGGCGCGGGCCGCCCGGTCGTAGGTGGACGTGCACGCCGGTGCCGAACCCTCGCCGCGAGGCGGGCGGACGAACATCATGCGGCGCCCCGGACACGCACCCGGTCGAGCACGGGCCCGTCGGGCCCGGCGGCCGGGACGGCCAGCGGCTGCTCCAGCAGGGGCGTGCTCGCCTCCGCCTCCGCCTCCGCCAGGACCTCGGCCACCAGCGTCGCGGGGACGTCGGTCTGGGTGGGCTCGGCGGCCACCAGCCGGTGCGCCATGTCGCGCAGGACACCCGCGGCCTCCACCGGGAGGGAACGGGTGGCGGCGATCGCCGAGGCGGCCAGCTCGGAGGCCATCGCCTCCACCGCCGACCGGGCCCCGCACGCGACGAGCAGCTCGCGGGCCCGTGCCGCATCCTCCTCGGTCAGCGCGGGGTCGCCGAGATGGGTGGCCAGCTCGGGCCACAGCCGGCTGTCCCGGGCGAAGGCCACGAGGGCGGTGCACTTGCCCTCACGGAGGTCGCTGAGCGGGTCCTTGCCGGTCTGCTCGAGGGTGCCGAAGACGCCGTCGAGGTCGTCGCGCAGCTGGAAGGCCAGCCCCAGGCAGCGGCCGGCCTCGCCGAGGGCCGACACCACGTCGGGCCCCGCGTCGGCGAGGAGGGCGGCCGCCTGCATGGGCAGCTCGAAGGAGTAGGCGGCCGTCTTCCAGGCGGCGACGTCGAGCGCCTCGTCGAGGGTGGCCTCCCCGGTCAGGCTCACCCGCACGTCGGCGAGCT
This genomic interval carries:
- a CDS encoding polyprenyl synthetase family protein yields the protein MTAGTLAPDPDAAPLAPGVPPAGTDPHARFFTTGRSAVVDDHDAVLWDALHGLTEGGKRFRPTLLLRMHDALGGTEHAAARAVADAVELLHTAFVVHDDVIDGDVVRRGRPNVTGTFTARAVKAGASPERARRYGEAAGILAGDLALAGAVREVALCGARPDVVAALLDLLEDVLHRSAAGELADVRVSLTGEATLDEALDVAAWKTAAYSFELPMQAAALLADAGPDVVSALGEAGRCLGLAFQLRDDLDGVFGTLEQTGKDPLSDLREGKCTALVAFARDSRLWPELATHLGDPALTEEDAARARELLVACGARSAVEAMASELAASAIAATRSLPVEAAGVLRDMAHRLVAAEPTQTDVPATLVAEVLAEAEAEASTPLLEQPLAVPAAGPDGPVLDRVRVRGAA